A window from Chlamydiota bacterium encodes these proteins:
- a CDS encoding 3-dehydroquinate synthase II, whose amino-acid sequence MKKVWVKAVPWDAAAVAAAIESGADAVVVEEGRTAEVRRLGRIQTVAPDGDLRIGEDVVEVEIGGKADEEEALRLSRAKTVVVRCADWTIIPLENLIAQTRGLFAEVKNLDEALTAVRILEKGVDGIVLHAADPAQIRETVREARRVGERVELVTARVTGVERCGTGDRVCVDTCAALRLGAGLLAGESGGALLLVHSQSAERASAGLYPFRIDAGGARACVLLPGGATKPLSEVAAHEEALVVAHDGSAQRAIIGRVRIEKGPLLRVKAEAGGRPVTLILDDAETSRLVTPGGAAVSVRGLEKGTEILAHLRPAAASGCAGGR is encoded by the coding sequence GTGAAGAAGGTCTGGGTCAAGGCGGTTCCGTGGGACGCGGCGGCGGTGGCCGCCGCGATCGAGAGCGGCGCCGACGCCGTGGTCGTGGAGGAGGGGAGGACGGCGGAGGTGAGGAGGCTGGGCCGCATCCAAACCGTCGCGCCCGACGGGGACCTGAGGATCGGCGAGGACGTCGTCGAGGTGGAGATCGGGGGGAAGGCGGACGAGGAGGAGGCGCTGCGGCTGAGCAGAGCCAAGACCGTTGTGGTCCGGTGCGCCGACTGGACGATCATCCCCCTCGAGAACCTCATCGCCCAGACGCGCGGCCTCTTCGCCGAGGTGAAGAACCTCGACGAGGCCCTGACCGCCGTGCGGATCCTCGAGAAGGGGGTGGACGGGATCGTCCTCCATGCCGCCGACCCGGCGCAGATCCGGGAGACGGTCAGGGAGGCGCGCCGGGTCGGCGAGAGGGTCGAGCTCGTGACCGCGCGGGTGACCGGCGTGGAGCGGTGCGGGACGGGGGACCGGGTCTGCGTCGACACCTGCGCGGCCCTGAGGCTGGGGGCGGGGCTGCTCGCCGGGGAGTCAGGCGGCGCGTTGCTCCTCGTCCACTCCCAAAGCGCCGAGCGCGCCTCCGCCGGCCTGTACCCGTTCAGGATCGACGCGGGCGGCGCGCGCGCCTGCGTCTTGTTGCCCGGCGGCGCCACGAAGCCCCTCTCCGAAGTCGCGGCGCACGAGGAGGCGCTCGTCGTCGCCCACGACGGCTCGGCGCAACGGGCGATCATCGGAAGGGTGAGGATCGAGAAGGGGCCGCTGCTGCGGGTGAAGGCCGAGGCGGGCGGGAGGCCCGTGACGCTCATCCTGGATGACGCCGAAACAAGCCGGCTCGTAACACCCGGGGGCGCCGCCGTATCCGTGCGCGGGCTCGAAAAGGGAACCGAGATCCTCGCGCACCTCCGCCCCGCCGCCGCATCGGGATGCGCCGGGGGGCGTTGA
- a CDS encoding prephenate dehydrogenase/arogenate dehydrogenase family protein gives MKKLAICGLGLIGGSIGLAARERRLAREVCGLVRRPGSVRTATRMGVVDVATRDPAEAVRGAEMVVLAVTLGATAAVAERVRPHLPAGCVVTDVGSCKRLVIGRTQKALGRDVRFVGAHPIAGSERSGMEASRADLFEGAPCILTPVRGTDPAAMENTAAFWEALGARVCVMSPAAHDRVVAAVSHLPHLVAAALVNASAGMRGGERPVLDYAGSGFRDTTRVAAGDPGIWAEIAADNPREILRLVDRVERQLSLLKTALRRRDREALRRFLARAAAARRPLNAG, from the coding sequence GTGAAGAAGCTCGCCATCTGCGGTCTCGGCCTCATCGGCGGCTCGATCGGTCTCGCGGCCCGGGAGAGACGGCTCGCCCGCGAGGTCTGCGGCCTGGTGCGGAGGCCCGGTTCCGTCCGCACGGCGACGCGCATGGGCGTTGTCGATGTCGCCACGCGCGACCCCGCCGAGGCGGTCCGGGGGGCGGAGATGGTCGTCCTCGCCGTCACGCTGGGCGCCACCGCCGCGGTCGCGGAACGGGTGCGCCCCCATCTCCCCGCGGGGTGCGTCGTCACCGACGTCGGGAGCTGCAAGCGCCTCGTCATCGGGCGGACGCAGAAGGCCCTCGGCCGGGACGTGCGCTTCGTCGGCGCGCATCCGATCGCGGGCTCGGAACGGAGCGGGATGGAGGCATCCCGCGCGGACCTGTTCGAGGGGGCCCCGTGCATCCTCACGCCGGTCCGCGGCACGGATCCCGCCGCCATGGAGAACACCGCCGCGTTCTGGGAGGCCCTCGGGGCGCGCGTCTGCGTGATGAGCCCCGCGGCGCACGACCGCGTCGTCGCCGCCGTCAGTCACCTGCCACACCTCGTCGCCGCCGCCCTCGTCAACGCCTCCGCCGGGATGCGCGGCGGCGAGAGGCCCGTCCTCGACTACGCGGGGAGCGGTTTCCGCGACACCACGCGGGTCGCCGCGGGCGATCCCGGGATCTGGGCGGAGATCGCGGCGGACAACCCCCGCGAGATCCTGCGCCTCGTCGATCGCGTCGAGCGGCAGCTCTCCCTGTTGAAAACGGCCCTTCGCCGCCGGGACCGCGAAGCCCTCCGCCGGTTTCTCGCCCGGGCCGCCGCCGCGCGCCGCCCGCTCAACGCCGGCTGA